One Onychostoma macrolepis isolate SWU-2019 chromosome 10, ASM1243209v1, whole genome shotgun sequence genomic region harbors:
- the kcnip1b gene encoding Kv channel-interacting protein 1b isoform X3, with protein sequence MGVVLGTFSMHTKQVTFRTDKIDDELEMTMVCHRPEGLEQLEAQTNFTKQELQVLYRGFKNECPSGVVNEETFKHIYAQFFPHGDASTYAHYLFNAFDTRNNGSIKFEDFVMGLSTLLRGTVREKLEWTFYLYDINRDGLINKEEMTEIVRAIYDMMGKYTYPALKGDVPKQHVDAFFNKMDKNKDGVVTLDEFVLACQEDENMMRSMQLFENVM encoded by the exons ATAAGATAGATGATGAATTAGAGATGACAATGGTCTGCCATCGGCCGGAGGGTCTCGAGCAGCTCGAGGCGCAGACAAACTTCACCAAGCAAGAGCTACAAGTCCTTTACAGAGGCTTTAAAAAT GAGTGTCCAAGTGGAGTAGTGAATGAGGAgacatttaaacacatttatgcaCAGTTTTTTCCACATGGag ATGCCAGCACATATGCACATTATCTCTTCAATGCATTTGACACCAGAAATAATGGATCCATAAAGTTTGAG gACTTTGTGATGGGACTATCTACTCTACTGCGGGGGACGGTCAGAGAGAAACTGGAATGGACATTTTATCTCTATGACATTAACAGAGATGGATTAATCAATAAGGAG GAAATGACAGAGATAGTGAGGGCCATCTATGACATGATGGGGAAGTACACGTATCCAGCTTTAAAAGGGGATGTACCAAAGCAGCATGTGGATGCCTTCTTTAAC aaaatggacaaaaacaaaGATGGAGTTGTAACATTGGATGAGTTTGTGCTTGCCTGTCAGGAG GATGAAAACATGATGAGATCCATGCAGCTCTTTGAAAATGTGATGTAG
- the kcnip1b gene encoding Kv channel-interacting protein 1b isoform X2, with protein sequence MGAVVGTLTMQTRQRQPSRDKIDDELEMTMVCHRPEGLEQLEAQTNFTKQELQVLYRGFKNECPSGVVNEETFKHIYAQFFPHGDASTYAHYLFNAFDTRNNGSIKFEDFVMGLSTLLRGTVREKLEWTFYLYDINRDGLINKEEMTEIVRAIYDMMGKYTYPALKGDVPKQHVDAFFNKMDKNKDGVVTLDEFVLACQEDENMMRSMQLFENVM encoded by the exons ATAAGATAGATGATGAATTAGAGATGACAATGGTCTGCCATCGGCCGGAGGGTCTCGAGCAGCTCGAGGCGCAGACAAACTTCACCAAGCAAGAGCTACAAGTCCTTTACAGAGGCTTTAAAAAT GAGTGTCCAAGTGGAGTAGTGAATGAGGAgacatttaaacacatttatgcaCAGTTTTTTCCACATGGag ATGCCAGCACATATGCACATTATCTCTTCAATGCATTTGACACCAGAAATAATGGATCCATAAAGTTTGAG gACTTTGTGATGGGACTATCTACTCTACTGCGGGGGACGGTCAGAGAGAAACTGGAATGGACATTTTATCTCTATGACATTAACAGAGATGGATTAATCAATAAGGAG GAAATGACAGAGATAGTGAGGGCCATCTATGACATGATGGGGAAGTACACGTATCCAGCTTTAAAAGGGGATGTACCAAAGCAGCATGTGGATGCCTTCTTTAAC aaaatggacaaaaacaaaGATGGAGTTGTAACATTGGATGAGTTTGTGCTTGCCTGTCAGGAG GATGAAAACATGATGAGATCCATGCAGCTCTTTGAAAATGTGATGTAG